The following coding sequences are from one Musa acuminata AAA Group cultivar baxijiao chromosome BXJ1-6, Cavendish_Baxijiao_AAA, whole genome shotgun sequence window:
- the LOC103988753 gene encoding uncharacterized protein LOC103988753 → MIGHRLRPQPHHHHLLSISAPMGEQTIHSTQSLSSSALSTTTTTAAAPPATSNNLPTDPAAVSTTIITAATTTISLRPRKIRKVSSSFSSSVLAEDAFKKNPSSDGRLAVRVIPRPLSADGEIVVALRHLRAADPHLGRVMDAHELPAFQYLHPPFHALARSILYQQLAFKAAASVYSRFLSLCGGEAGVVPEAVLALTPHQLRQIGVSGRKASYLHDLARKYHTGILSDAAIVAMDDKSLFTMLTMVKGIGAWSVHMFMIFSLHRPDVLPVGDLGVRKGVQMLYGLEEVPRPSQMDQLCEQWRPYRSVGSWYMWRIVEAKGTSTMASSSTEGGGLDITTMGEGIVQQQQLVDPIQMLPSLG, encoded by the coding sequence ATGATTGGCCATCGCCTCCGCCCGCAACCccatcaccaccacctcctctccaTCTCCGCTCCCATGGGAGAACAAACCATCCACTCCACCCAATCTCTCTCCTCCTCCGCcctttccaccaccaccaccaccgccgctgcccccCCTGCCACCTCCAACAACCTCCCCACCGACCCCGCCGCTGTTAGCACCACCATCAtcaccgccgccaccaccaccatctcTCTCCGCCCACGAAAGATCCGAAAGGTttcttcctccttctcctcctcggtGTTGGCCGAAGACGCCTTCAAGAAGAACCCTTCCTCCGATGGCCGCCTCGCCGTCCGCGTGATCCCTCGCCCGCTGTCCGCCGACGGGGAGATCGTCGTCGCCCTCCGCCACCTCCGCGCCGCCGACCCCCACCTCGGCCGCGTCATGGACGCCCACGAGCTCCCGGCCTTCCAGTACCTCCACCCGCCCTTCCACGCCCTCGCCCGCAGCATCCTCTACCAGCAGCTCGCCTTCAAGGCCGCCGCCTCCGTCTACTCCCGCTTCCTCTCCCTCTGTGGCGGCGAGGCCGGCGTCGTGCCCGAGGCCGTCCTCGCCCTCACGCCCCATCAGCTCCGCCAGATCGGCGTCTCCGGCCGCAAGGCTTCCTACCTCCACGACCTCGCCCGAAAGTACCACACCGGTATCCTCTCCGACGCCGCCATCGTTGCCATGGACGACAAGTCTCTCTTCACTATGCTCACCATGGTCAAAGGCATCGGCGCCTGGTCCGTCCACATGTTTATGATCTTCTCCCTCCACCGCCCGGATGTGCTTCCCGTCGGCGACCTCGGCGTACGTAAGGGGGTGCAGATGCTTTATGGCCTTGAGGAGGTTCCGCGGCCTTCGCAGATGGACCAGCTCTGCGAGCAGTGGAGACCCTATCGCTCCGTTGGTTCCTGGTACATGTGGCGCATCGTCGAGGCAAAGGGCACCTCCACTATGGCTTCATCCAGCACTGAAGGGGGAGGACTCGATATTACTACCATGGGAGAAGGAATAGTGCAGCAACAACAGCTTGTCGATCCAATTCAGATGCTTCCCAGTCTTGGATGA
- the LOC103988754 gene encoding zinc-finger homeodomain protein 6-like, producing MEFRNLDGDLGLPPPSSPSSSPLVYNPPPIRGSAFSKPILPLSSSLIPSRGGGGCCDTAATGGERNGASFGSSTIPTATEENSSSHSNTRNPDPAPISVLSPVGAGASLPNSIQSAEVKTAVTTVDASVKYKECLRNHAAAIGGHVLDGCGEFMPEGGPSTPEALKCAACGCHRSFHRKDGDTDVNADNSYHHHHHGASHLPLLLPPPHPQSHPYNQQKPFPFGFPSSPPSRAVPLSSAVMAFGGNTCGSGGTTTESSSEERINAGAPTPAIALRKRFRTKFTAEQKEKMLAFAERVGWRIQKQEEAVVEQFCAEVGVRRQVLKVWMHNNKHANTKQQQLQPPPPPVEQDQLQVQQHQEQQ from the coding sequence ATGGAGTTCAGAAACCTGGATGGTGACTTAGGGttacctcctccctcctccccctcctcctctcccttGGTTTACAATCCTCCTCCCATCAGAGGATCTGCTTTCTCTAAACCCATCCTTCCCCTCTCTTCCTCTCTTATACCctcaagaggaggaggaggttgctGTGACACTGCTGCTACTGGTGGTGAAAGAAATGGTGCTTCTTTTGGGAGCTCCACCATACCAACAGCAACCGAGGAGAATAGTTCTTCCCATTCTAACACAAGAAATCCAGATCCAGCTCCCATCTCTGTCTTGTCTCCAGTTGGAGCTGGTGCAAGTTTGCCCAACTCCATACAGTCCGCCGAAGTTAAGACGGCGGTCACCACAGTTGATGCTTCTGTAAAGTACAAGGAGTGCCTGCGGAACCACGCCGCCGCCATCGGTGGCCACGTCCTCGACGGCTGCGGCGAGTTCATGCCCGAGGGCGGCCCATCCACGCCCGAGGCGCTGAAATGTGCGGCCTGCGGCTGCCACCGGAGCTTCCACCGCAAAGACGGCGACACCGATGTCAATGCCGACAACTcctatcaccaccaccaccatggtGCCTCTCATCTTCCTCTCTTGCTCCCGCCTCCCCACCCGCAGTCCCACCCCTACAACCAGCAGAAGCCGTTCCCCTTCGGCTTCCCCTCGAGCCCGCCGTCGCGGGCGGTCCCGCTATCCTCGGCGGTCATGGCGTTCGGCGGCAACACCTGCGGGAGCGGAGGGACGACGACGGAGTCGTCGAGCGAGGAGCGGATCAACGCGGGGGCACCCACGCCGGCGATCGCACTGAGGAAGCGGTTCCGGACCAAGTTTACGGCGGAGCAGAAGGAGAAGATGCTGGCTTTCGCTGAGAGGGTCGGGTGGCGGATCCAGAAGCAGGAGGAAGCGGTGGTGGAGCAGTTCTGTGCCGAGGTCGGTGTGCGGAGACAAGTCTTGAAGGTCTGGATGCATAACAACAAACACGCAAACAcgaagcagcagcagctgcagccgCCACCGCCGCCCGTAGAGCAGGATCAACTGCAGGTGCAACAGCACCAGGAACAGCAGTAA